Proteins encoded by one window of uncultured Celeribacter sp.:
- a CDS encoding ABC transporter permease yields MLYALKIATRYLAANKAQTALLVTGVAVGVFIFIFMSALIGGLAEFILSRTVGDISHITIEAETADPALLISPEGHVLVVAERGRARTATLAEAATWLPLIEAVPGVRAVSPQITGAGFLTRGAQVAQISVSGVEPGRESAILDLAGYMVAGDVRLGSGLIVLGRDLADDLALSVGQTLRLQSSNGVTSTLTLSGIFKTGNGGIDGARAFVSLATARTLFSMAQGVTRIEIKLDDLNAADATAQRIRALTGLDAVPWTDGAEQLMEALNAQAQTGYFLKTFALITIVIGVASALLLSTYRRRPEIGIMRAMGAGRGFVIFVFVTQGALIGLMGGVTGAALGYLALLPFPSRDAFQPGTLPMDITQGSYGLAITLTVIGAILASILPARSAARVDPVTAIGQ; encoded by the coding sequence ATGCTCTACGCGCTCAAGATTGCGACCCGTTACCTCGCGGCCAACAAAGCCCAGACCGCCCTCCTGGTTACCGGTGTCGCGGTGGGCGTGTTCATCTTCATCTTTATGTCGGCCCTAATAGGGGGCTTGGCCGAATTCATTCTCTCGCGCACCGTAGGTGACATTTCACACATCACCATAGAAGCGGAAACTGCCGACCCGGCCTTGTTGATCTCACCCGAAGGCCATGTGCTGGTCGTCGCCGAACGGGGCCGCGCGCGAACGGCGACCCTGGCCGAGGCCGCCACCTGGTTGCCACTGATCGAGGCCGTCCCTGGCGTGCGCGCCGTCTCACCGCAGATCACGGGAGCCGGGTTTCTCACCCGCGGCGCGCAGGTTGCTCAGATCAGCGTGTCCGGAGTGGAGCCGGGGCGCGAATCCGCGATTCTCGACCTTGCCGGTTACATGGTTGCGGGCGATGTGCGGCTCGGCTCGGGGCTGATCGTTCTTGGACGCGACTTGGCCGATGATCTTGCGCTGTCGGTCGGTCAGACCCTACGGCTCCAAAGCTCGAATGGCGTCACGTCAACGCTGACCCTCAGCGGCATATTCAAGACCGGCAATGGAGGGATAGACGGCGCACGCGCCTTTGTCAGCCTTGCGACCGCGCGGACATTGTTTTCCATGGCCCAAGGTGTGACGCGGATCGAAATCAAGCTGGATGATCTGAATGCCGCCGACGCCACCGCCCAGCGTATACGCGCCTTGACGGGGCTTGATGCCGTGCCATGGACGGACGGGGCCGAACAATTGATGGAGGCGCTGAATGCCCAGGCGCAGACCGGGTATTTCCTGAAGACCTTCGCGCTCATCACAATCGTGATCGGCGTCGCCTCGGCTTTGCTGCTGTCGACCTACCGTCGTCGTCCCGAGATCGGGATCATGCGGGCGATGGGGGCAGGACGCGGGTTTGTGATCTTTGTCTTTGTTACGCAAGGGGCGCTGATCGGACTGATGGGCGGGGTCACGGGCGCAGCGCTGGGATATCTCGCCCTGCTGCCCTTTCCCTCGCGTGACGCGTTCCAGCCGGGAACCCTGCCGATGGATATCACGCAAGGATCCTATGGTCTGGCCATCACACTCACGGTGATCGGCGCGATCCTGGCCTCGATCCTGCCCGCACGTTCGGCCGCACGGGTCGATCCCGTCACGGCGATCGGCCAATGA
- a CDS encoding ABC transporter ATP-binding protein, producing the protein MSALLEVRDLFKTYGTGEAATRVLRGLSLCLEAGEMAAFLGPSGSGKSTLLTILGTLMKPSSGSYVMLGQDIIAADDKALTDFRNAHIGFVFQFHNLLPDFTALENVIFPTAVRDGRETPAARTRGRELLSRMGLADRIDFPSANLSGGQKQRVAVARALMNNPELVLADEPTGNLDRDSANQVMDLIGQINREEGTTFLISTHDDKIAGFCRRQIVVGDGVVTG; encoded by the coding sequence ATGAGCGCGCTTCTCGAGGTACGCGACCTGTTCAAGACATACGGCACGGGAGAGGCGGCAACCCGGGTGCTGCGCGGCCTGTCGTTGTGCCTTGAGGCGGGTGAAATGGCGGCGTTTCTGGGTCCTTCAGGTTCAGGCAAGAGCACGCTCCTCACAATCCTCGGAACATTGATGAAGCCCTCCTCCGGCAGCTACGTGATGCTCGGCCAGGACATTATCGCCGCAGATGACAAAGCGTTGACTGACTTTCGCAATGCCCACATCGGCTTCGTTTTCCAGTTCCACAACCTTTTGCCGGATTTCACTGCGCTGGAAAACGTTATCTTCCCCACCGCTGTACGTGATGGGCGCGAGACGCCCGCCGCCCGTACGCGTGGCCGAGAATTGCTGTCCCGCATGGGGCTGGCCGACCGGATCGATTTCCCTTCAGCCAACCTATCGGGTGGGCAAAAGCAACGAGTCGCTGTTGCCCGCGCCTTGATGAACAATCCGGAACTGGTATTGGCTGACGAGCCGACCGGCAACCTCGACCGAGACTCGGCAAACCAGGTGATGGACCTGATCGGACAGATCAACCGCGAGGAAGGCACGACCTTTCTGATCTCGACCCATGACGACAAGATTGCGGGGTTCTGTCGGCGACAGATCGTTGTGGGCGATGGGGTTGTGACCGGTTAG
- a CDS encoding SDR family NAD(P)-dependent oxidoreductase — MTGAESGIGAAIAHDLARYGARVVLADMDEAGMSAVAEQIKASGGTAYIHKTDTSVAAVVEALVAFAVAQTAGLHLLVNNAGIGGPAHPVGEYPLDGWQQVIDINLTGVFHGMRFGLPEMVRAGGGAIVNMASILGSVGFATAGAYVAAKHGVVGLTKVAAIEYAKAGIRVNAVGPGFIATPLLEKHLDEAALEGIAALHPVGRLGDAAEVSALTCFLLSEQASFITGSYHLVDGGYTAQ, encoded by the coding sequence GTGACCGGTGCCGAGTCGGGCATCGGTGCCGCAATAGCGCATGATCTGGCACGCTATGGGGCCAGAGTGGTCTTGGCGGATATGGACGAAGCGGGGATGTCCGCCGTGGCCGAGCAGATCAAGGCGTCCGGTGGCACAGCCTACATCCACAAGACCGACACAAGTGTCGCCGCTGTTGTGGAGGCCCTTGTAGCGTTCGCTGTGGCGCAGACGGCTGGATTGCACCTTCTTGTTAACAATGCCGGTATTGGCGGTCCGGCGCACCCGGTTGGAGAATACCCTCTGGATGGCTGGCAACAGGTCATCGACATCAACCTGACCGGCGTGTTTCATGGCATGCGCTTTGGACTCCCCGAAATGGTCAGGGCAGGTGGCGGCGCGATCGTCAATATGGCGTCTATCCTTGGGTCAGTTGGTTTTGCGACGGCCGGAGCCTATGTCGCTGCCAAGCATGGGGTCGTTGGCCTGACAAAGGTTGCCGCCATCGAATACGCCAAGGCCGGGATTCGGGTAAACGCGGTCGGTCCGGGCTTCATCGCGACGCCGCTTTTGGAAAAGCACCTGGATGAAGCAGCACTCGAGGGCATCGCCGCCCTGCACCCGGTCGGGCGGCTTGGGGACGCTGCGGAGGTGTCGGCGCTGACCTGTTTCCTGCTTTCGGAGCAGGCCAGCTTCATTACCGGAAGCTACCATCTTGTCGATGGAGGCTATACCGCGCAGTAA
- a CDS encoding cupin domain-containing protein, translating to MIGYVANIEELTEENTNFRRVLYSGTKLQLVLMSLDPGTEIGGEIHADTDQFFRIEEGKGMVVIDGVTHKVKAGDGFVVPAGAHHNVICTGHEALKFYTIYGPPHHEDQLVQKTKTEADACDEAFCGEGTEQAAEVVRVSDRT from the coding sequence ATGATCGGATATGTCGCGAACATCGAAGAACTGACAGAAGAGAACACCAACTTTCGGCGTGTTCTATATTCAGGGACAAAGCTGCAATTGGTTCTGATGTCTCTGGATCCTGGGACGGAAATCGGCGGCGAGATACACGCCGACACGGATCAGTTCTTTCGCATCGAAGAGGGCAAGGGAATGGTCGTGATCGACGGGGTGACCCACAAGGTCAAGGCTGGCGACGGCTTCGTCGTCCCTGCTGGCGCGCATCACAATGTGATCTGCACAGGTCATGAGGCGCTCAAGTTTTACACGATCTACGGTCCGCCGCATCATGAGGACCAACTGGTTCAAAAGACAAAAACCGAGGCCGATGCCTGTGACGAGGCTTTCTGCGGAGAAGGCACGGAGCAGGCGGCAGAGGTCGTCCGGGTCTCGGACAGAACTTGA
- the atpD gene encoding F0F1 ATP synthase subunit beta, whose protein sequence is MDNTRVGSGAQVDDCDLPHHGVVHAVRGAVVDVVFAGAELPPINSALVVKWDRPTVLTLEVHSHLDQKTVRAVAFQSTAGLARGVSVHASGGSVTVPVGEAVLGRLLDVVGKVQDEGPALPDDTPRRSIHALPPLLKSQTGATDVFETGIKVIDLLTPMAQGGKAAMFGGAGVGKTVLVMELIRAMVEKYEGISVFAGVGERSREGHELLTEMQDSGVLERTVLVYGQMNEPPGARWRAPLTALTISEYFRDQKHKNVLLLMDNVFRFVQAGAEVSSLLGRLPSRVGYQPTLATEVAGLQERIASVAGSAVTAIQAVYVPADDFTDPAVTTISGHMDCVIMLSRAQASEGFYPAIDPLGSSSMLLDPLIVGDAHYQTAEAVRQTLARFRELTDIISLLGVEELGTADRLIVKRARRLQRFLTQPFMVTEAFTGTPGASVPLAETLSGCRAILDGEADAWSESSLYMIGTLEDARKKEAAANASDATDAEEAA, encoded by the coding sequence ATGGACAATACCCGCGTCGGGAGCGGCGCACAGGTGGATGATTGCGATTTGCCTCACCACGGTGTTGTGCATGCCGTCCGCGGAGCGGTCGTGGATGTCGTCTTTGCCGGGGCCGAGCTTCCGCCGATCAATTCTGCTCTGGTCGTGAAATGGGACCGCCCGACCGTCCTTACTCTCGAAGTCCACAGCCACCTCGACCAGAAAACCGTCCGTGCGGTGGCGTTCCAATCCACCGCGGGCCTTGCCCGTGGCGTTTCGGTCCATGCCAGCGGCGGGTCGGTTACCGTGCCCGTGGGCGAAGCGGTTCTTGGAAGGCTTCTGGATGTCGTGGGTAAGGTGCAGGACGAAGGGCCTGCCCTTCCTGACGATACACCGCGACGGTCGATCCACGCCCTGCCACCGCTTCTGAAATCCCAGACTGGCGCCACCGATGTGTTCGAGACGGGGATCAAGGTGATCGACCTGCTGACGCCGATGGCTCAGGGCGGCAAGGCCGCGATGTTCGGCGGTGCCGGGGTCGGCAAAACCGTTCTGGTGATGGAACTGATCCGCGCCATGGTCGAGAAATATGAAGGTATTTCGGTCTTCGCGGGCGTCGGTGAGAGATCACGCGAGGGGCATGAACTGCTGACTGAAATGCAGGACTCGGGCGTTCTGGAGCGCACCGTGCTGGTATACGGCCAAATGAACGAGCCACCCGGAGCGCGCTGGCGGGCTCCGCTCACAGCCTTGACGATTTCGGAATATTTCCGCGACCAGAAGCACAAGAACGTCCTTCTTCTGATGGATAACGTGTTCCGCTTCGTCCAGGCCGGGGCCGAGGTATCCAGCTTGCTGGGCCGCCTGCCTTCGCGCGTGGGGTACCAGCCAACACTGGCGACCGAAGTGGCGGGGCTGCAAGAACGAATAGCATCGGTGGCGGGCTCCGCCGTGACCGCCATTCAGGCGGTCTATGTGCCAGCTGACGATTTTACCGACCCCGCGGTGACCACGATTTCCGGGCACATGGATTGCGTGATCATGCTGTCGCGCGCTCAGGCCTCCGAAGGGTTCTATCCGGCGATTGACCCGCTGGGCTCGTCATCGATGCTGCTCGATCCGCTGATAGTCGGTGACGCGCATTACCAGACCGCCGAGGCGGTCCGGCAGACGCTGGCAAGGTTCCGCGAGTTGACTGACATCATTTCGCTGCTGGGAGTCGAGGAACTGGGCACTGCCGACCGATTGATCGTCAAACGCGCACGCCGGTTGCAGCGGTTCCTGACCCAGCCCTTCATGGTGACCGAGGCCTTTACTGGCACACCGGGCGCCAGCGTGCCCCTCGCTGAGACCCTCTCGGGGTGCCGCGCCATTCTGGACGGCGAAGCCGACGCGTGGTCCGAAAGCTCGCTCTACATGATCGGAACGCTGGAGGACGCAAGAAAGAAAGAGGCCGCTGCCAATGCCTCGGACGCCACCGACGCTGAGGAAGCGGCATGA
- a CDS encoding F0F1 ATP synthase subunit epsilon, protein MRLRIVTPLSVVVDEDAESLRAQDASGSFGIRPGHAPFLTALAVSIVSWKSAGLERFCALRGGVLTVTGGSTVAIATREAVAGDDLATLDTEVLTRFQTDADEERVEHVETMRLQMNAIRKMIIGLRRGADKGQFR, encoded by the coding sequence ATGAGATTGCGCATCGTGACCCCTCTGTCCGTCGTTGTGGACGAGGATGCGGAAAGCTTGCGGGCTCAGGACGCCAGCGGCAGCTTCGGCATTCGGCCCGGCCACGCCCCATTCCTGACCGCGCTCGCGGTTTCCATCGTCAGTTGGAAGAGCGCCGGGCTCGAACGTTTCTGCGCCTTGCGCGGCGGGGTGCTGACCGTGACCGGCGGTAGCACGGTCGCGATCGCAACCCGCGAAGCGGTGGCGGGCGACGATCTGGCCACGCTGGACACTGAGGTTCTGACCCGGTTTCAGACCGACGCGGACGAAGAACGGGTCGAACATGTCGAGACGATGCGCCTGCAAATGAACGCCATCCGCAAGATGATCATCGGCTTGCGCCGGGGCGCAGACAAAGGACAGTTCCGGTGA
- a CDS encoding AtpZ/AtpI family protein encodes MTDDPSEPPETDPLVEEIRKHRSRREQWLREGDMSVGRRLAQIGVLGWIFVVPTLAGLFFGRWLDAQFETGIFWSAPMMLLGLCIGGWTAWKAMNAR; translated from the coding sequence GTGACCGATGACCCATCTGAGCCCCCAGAAACCGATCCTCTGGTCGAGGAAATCCGCAAGCATCGCAGCCGACGCGAACAGTGGCTGCGCGAAGGTGACATGTCCGTCGGTCGACGTCTGGCGCAGATCGGTGTTCTGGGCTGGATCTTCGTGGTGCCGACGCTTGCGGGCCTGTTCTTCGGACGCTGGCTCGATGCGCAATTTGAGACAGGCATCTTCTGGAGCGCCCCGATGATGCTGCTCGGGCTTTGCATAGGCGGCTGGACCGCTTGGAAAGCGATGAACGCACGATGA
- a CDS encoding ATP synthase subunit I → MTDPSTLPLIVLLPICFLGGLFIGWGYFRALRETANLIVEGGKPLRAMVLTLARISLLATGFFIAVLASGLALLAALAGVLCAKWILLRRMGDIQT, encoded by the coding sequence ATGACCGATCCCTCCACTCTCCCGCTAATCGTCCTTCTTCCGATCTGCTTTCTGGGTGGGCTCTTCATCGGGTGGGGCTATTTCCGTGCGCTTCGCGAGACTGCCAACCTGATCGTCGAAGGGGGCAAACCGCTCAGGGCAATGGTCCTGACCCTCGCGCGCATCTCGCTTCTGGCCACCGGCTTCTTCATCGCCGTGCTGGCAAGCGGCCTTGCCCTGTTGGCGGCCCTTGCGGGGGTCCTCTGCGCCAAGTGGATCCTGCTCCGCAGGATGGGAGATATCCAAACATGA
- a CDS encoding F0F1 ATP synthase subunit A, whose product MNSPLDSTVLFQIGPIQITQAIVTTWTIIAILVIGAFLLTRRLNLRPTRRQAALELMVATLDTQVTETTGAAPAPYRGFIGTLFLFILVANWSSLVPGIDPPTAQLETDAALAVLVFLSVIWFGIRAGGVGGWLKSFAAPNPVMIPLNILQSLTRVFSMFVRLFGNVMSGVFVIGIVASLAGLLVPIPLMALDLLTGLVQAYIFAVLAMVFITSAVESGAPSPPNTDLAPSQTKKES is encoded by the coding sequence ATGAACTCTCCGCTCGACTCCACCGTTTTGTTCCAGATCGGACCGATTCAGATCACGCAAGCCATTGTCACGACATGGACGATCATAGCGATACTGGTGATCGGGGCGTTCCTCTTGACGCGGCGGCTTAACCTCAGACCAACCCGGCGCCAGGCAGCGCTGGAGCTGATGGTCGCCACGCTCGATACCCAGGTCACCGAGACAACAGGCGCGGCACCCGCCCCCTATCGCGGGTTCATCGGCACGCTCTTTCTGTTCATTCTCGTGGCGAATTGGTCCTCGCTTGTACCGGGGATCGACCCTCCGACCGCACAGCTTGAAACCGATGCCGCGCTCGCCGTTCTGGTGTTCCTGTCCGTGATCTGGTTCGGCATACGCGCGGGCGGCGTTGGCGGCTGGCTGAAATCCTTCGCCGCGCCAAACCCGGTGATGATCCCGCTGAACATCCTGCAAAGCCTGACGCGGGTCTTTTCCATGTTCGTCCGCCTCTTCGGCAACGTGATGAGTGGGGTGTTCGTCATCGGCATCGTCGCCTCGCTGGCAGGGCTGCTGGTGCCGATCCCGCTGATGGCGCTCGATCTGCTGACCGGCCTCGTGCAGGCCTATATCTTCGCGGTGCTGGCAATGGTGTTCATTACCTCTGCGGTTGAGAGCGGCGCGCCCAGCCCTCCGAATACCGACCTTGCCCCTTCCCAAACGAAAAAGGAGTCATGA
- a CDS encoding F0F1 ATP synthase subunit C, translated as MEYLSLASIFCAAFAVAFGAIGPALAEGRAVAAAMDAIARQPDAANTISRTLFVGLAMIETTAIYCLVIALLLLFANPLLA; from the coding sequence ATGGAATATCTCAGCTTGGCCAGCATCTTCTGCGCCGCCTTTGCAGTGGCCTTCGGCGCTATCGGACCCGCACTTGCCGAAGGGCGCGCCGTTGCCGCCGCGATGGATGCCATCGCCCGCCAGCCCGATGCGGCAAACACGATTTCGCGCACGCTGTTCGTTGGGCTTGCGATGATCGAGACGACGGCAATCTATTGTCTGGTGATTGCGCTCCTGCTGCTCTTCGCCAACCCGCTACTGGCATGA
- a CDS encoding F0F1 ATP synthase subunit delta codes for MTLDWWGLGLQAINVLILVWLLSRVFWRPVAGAITRRQEAAQAMLDEGKTAQAKADAALAEVVETRAGIASERDAILVEAKAAADTVAKATLKDAQTKADSLIAAARTAIDRDRNTARKENATRAAELSVEIAARLLARFDTAEVQAAFLVQLVEAIADMSAADRKALMASDADIEIVTATNMEGAESVNIERAVKDALGGTPSLRVVTDHSLIAGLELRSGHFVLHNSWRADLENILKEIENAN; via the coding sequence ATGACCCTCGATTGGTGGGGACTCGGTCTTCAGGCCATCAACGTCCTGATCCTTGTCTGGCTGCTCAGCCGCGTGTTCTGGCGTCCGGTTGCCGGGGCCATCACCCGGCGGCAGGAAGCGGCGCAGGCCATGCTGGATGAAGGCAAGACAGCACAAGCGAAAGCCGACGCTGCGCTGGCCGAGGTGGTTGAGACCCGCGCAGGCATCGCGTCGGAACGCGATGCCATACTTGTCGAGGCCAAGGCAGCGGCGGACACAGTCGCGAAAGCCACGCTGAAGGATGCGCAAACCAAGGCAGACTCCCTGATTGCTGCGGCGCGCACCGCCATTGACCGCGACCGAAACACCGCGCGGAAAGAGAACGCAACGAGGGCCGCCGAATTGTCGGTCGAGATTGCAGCCCGGCTTCTGGCACGGTTCGACACAGCCGAGGTTCAGGCGGCGTTCCTGGTGCAACTTGTCGAGGCGATCGCGGATATGTCCGCCGCGGACCGCAAGGCGCTGATGGCCTCGGATGCAGACATCGAGATCGTCACAGCGACAAACATGGAGGGTGCGGAGAGCGTCAATATCGAACGCGCGGTAAAGGATGCGTTGGGCGGCACGCCCAGCCTTCGTGTTGTCACCGATCACAGTCTGATCGCTGGACTGGAACTGCGCAGCGGGCATTTCGTGCTTCATAACAGCTGGCGTGCCGACCTCGAGAACATCCTGAAGGAGATCGAGAATGCCAACTGA
- a CDS encoding F0F1 ATP synthase subunit alpha produces the protein MPTDAPDWFASAQSAVRRAALGPRAEHRGRVEEIGDGVAMISGLHDVRLDEVLRFEGGQFGFARVLDPDLIGCVFVDAATKVEAGDAVFGTGEVVSVPVGGALLGRIVDPLGRPLDGKGAIEAEERWPIERPAPSIIERDLVTQPVQTGILVMDTLFALGRGQRELIVGDHSTGKTTLATDTMIAQAHSDMICVYVAVGQKTSSVRRAIEALQAHGNFARCIVMVAGSASAPGLQWIAPYAGTTMAEYFRDRGEHALVVIDDLSKHAATHREIALLTRQSPGREAYPGDVFYIHARLLERAAKLSPARGGGSLTALPIAETDAGNLSAYIPTNLISITDGQIVLDADLFHQGQKPAVDVGLSVSRVGGKTQAPVLRKAAGTLRLDYAQFLELEVFTRFGGMPEGRVREQLRRGKRIRTILRQPQNAPLRLADEVALLLAVQSGLLDPLSLDAVATFRDELPSALDRDAADALRVLSETGELNETARAALMAAMTRLATQLGDTEPAT, from the coding sequence ATGCCAACTGACGCGCCAGACTGGTTCGCCTCGGCGCAAAGTGCGGTGCGTCGCGCGGCACTGGGTCCGCGAGCCGAACACAGGGGCCGTGTCGAGGAGATCGGGGACGGTGTGGCGATGATCTCGGGCTTGCACGATGTGCGGCTGGACGAAGTTCTGCGGTTCGAGGGCGGCCAATTCGGGTTCGCTCGGGTTCTGGACCCCGATCTGATCGGCTGCGTGTTCGTTGACGCGGCGACCAAGGTCGAAGCGGGCGACGCCGTCTTCGGCACAGGCGAAGTCGTGAGCGTGCCTGTCGGCGGCGCGCTGCTTGGGCGTATCGTCGACCCACTTGGCCGCCCGCTGGACGGAAAGGGGGCAATTGAGGCCGAAGAGCGGTGGCCGATCGAGCGCCCGGCGCCCTCAATCATCGAACGCGATCTCGTGACTCAGCCGGTGCAAACCGGGATACTCGTGATGGACACGCTGTTCGCGCTTGGCCGTGGCCAGCGCGAGTTGATTGTCGGCGACCATTCCACCGGAAAGACGACTCTGGCCACCGACACGATGATCGCCCAAGCGCACAGCGACATGATCTGCGTCTACGTCGCAGTGGGGCAAAAGACATCCAGCGTACGCCGCGCCATCGAGGCTCTGCAGGCGCATGGGAATTTCGCACGCTGCATCGTGATGGTCGCGGGCTCCGCCTCGGCGCCGGGGCTGCAATGGATAGCACCCTACGCGGGCACGACAATGGCAGAATATTTCCGCGACCGGGGCGAGCACGCCCTTGTAGTGATAGACGATCTGTCGAAGCACGCCGCCACACACCGCGAGATCGCCCTTCTGACCCGGCAATCTCCAGGGCGCGAGGCCTATCCGGGGGACGTGTTCTACATACACGCCCGCCTGCTTGAACGTGCGGCCAAGCTGTCTCCGGCGCGTGGCGGCGGGTCTCTGACCGCCTTGCCGATTGCGGAGACCGATGCCGGAAACCTGTCGGCCTACATCCCGACCAACCTGATCTCGATCACCGATGGGCAGATCGTGCTGGATGCGGATCTGTTCCATCAGGGGCAGAAGCCCGCAGTGGATGTGGGGCTGAGCGTCAGCCGTGTCGGCGGCAAGACCCAGGCGCCCGTGCTGCGCAAGGCGGCCGGCACGCTGCGCCTCGACTACGCGCAGTTTCTGGAGTTGGAGGTCTTTACCCGGTTCGGGGGCATGCCGGAAGGTCGCGTGCGCGAACAACTCAGACGCGGGAAAAGGATCCGCACGATCCTGCGCCAGCCGCAGAATGCGCCGCTTCGCTTGGCCGATGAGGTGGCGCTCCTGCTCGCCGTGCAGTCGGGACTGCTTGACCCCCTGTCACTCGATGCTGTTGCCACCTTTCGGGATGAACTGCCGTCAGCGCTTGACCGGGACGCCGCCGATGCCCTGCGCGTCCTTTCCGAGACCGGGGAACTGAATGAGACGGCACGGGCCGCCCTGATGGCCGCGATGACCCGCCTTGCGACGCAGCTTGGCGATACGGAGCCAGCGACATGA